In Effusibacillus pohliae DSM 22757, one genomic interval encodes:
- a CDS encoding LSm family protein: protein MSVNLRQHAMTLVGRPVIAHHVNGTVYRGILHSVTDDGIYIRPLSGTRYVSGKTKDRRFCYADNRKQETLHPEPVFWWWWFIPWAALVALAAITAAAAATWPWWW from the coding sequence GTGTCAGTCAATCTGCGGCAACACGCAATGACATTGGTCGGTCGGCCGGTGATCGCCCACCATGTGAACGGAACAGTGTATCGCGGCATTCTCCATTCCGTAACCGACGACGGGATCTACATCCGCCCGCTTTCGGGCACGCGGTACGTTTCCGGCAAAACGAAAGACCGGCGGTTCTGTTATGCGGATAACAGAAAACAAGAAACGCTCCATCCGGAACCGGTCTTCTGGTGGTGGTGGTTCATTCCCTGGGCGGCGCTGGTAGCGCTGGCGGCGATCACGGCCGCGGCGGCTGCCACATGGCCCTGGTGGTGGTAA